From the Ignavibacteria bacterium genome, one window contains:
- a CDS encoding ornithine carbamoyltransferase, with product MVSNLFRKHFLSDDDWTRQELDTAFETAFDLKKMFARGQAHRFLQDKTLFNIFFEQSTRTRNSMEAGMTQLGGHAHDLTADKMQISHGESAKDTAIILSRMGHGIACRNCFYGTGKKYLDVMARYATVPVMSLQDDVYHPFQGLADLMTIFEHFGRNTKGLKVAVSWAYADTHSKPLSVPQTQALLFPRYGINVTVAHPEEFPLSRNIMEKACKNAEAGGGSIRFTNNMDEAFEGADIVIPKNWGGFGRYSVEDYLLNEEECKKEMKENLMKYKSWICDERRIKLASKGVKLMHALPADRGHEVTDEILDNPEISIIYDEAENRLHTAKAIMALTM from the coding sequence ATGGTTTCCAATCTTTTCAGAAAGCATTTCCTGAGTGACGATGACTGGACAAGGCAGGAACTTGATACTGCTTTTGAGACCGCATTCGACTTAAAGAAAATGTTCGCCCGCGGCCAGGCACACAGGTTCCTTCAGGATAAAACACTGTTCAACATATTCTTTGAACAATCAACCCGAACGCGCAACTCCATGGAAGCCGGTATGACACAGCTGGGCGGCCACGCACACGACCTTACGGCAGACAAAATGCAGATCTCACACGGAGAGTCGGCAAAGGATACCGCAATCATTCTCTCCCGAATGGGCCACGGAATTGCCTGCCGCAACTGCTTCTACGGGACGGGGAAGAAATACCTTGACGTGATGGCAAGGTACGCAACAGTGCCCGTTATGTCGCTCCAGGATGACGTCTACCACCCCTTCCAGGGACTGGCGGACCTGATGACAATATTCGAACACTTCGGGCGCAATACCAAAGGGCTTAAGGTTGCAGTTTCATGGGCATACGCCGATACACACTCAAAACCCCTTTCTGTTCCGCAGACTCAGGCGCTCCTTTTTCCCAGATACGGAATTAATGTAACCGTGGCGCACCCGGAGGAGTTCCCGCTGAGCAGAAACATTATGGAAAAGGCCTGTAAAAATGCAGAAGCCGGGGGCGGAAGCATCAGGTTTACAAACAATATGGACGAGGCTTTCGAAGGAGCCGATATAGTGATTCCAAAGAACTGGGGCGGCTTCGGGCGCTACAGCGTTGAAGACTATCTCCTTAATGAGGAAGAATGCAAAAAGGAAATGAAGGAAAACCTCATGAAATACAAAAGCTGGATATGCGACGAAAGAAGAATAAAGCTTGCCTCCAAAGGCGTAAAGCTCATGCACGCACTTCCGGCAGACCGCGGGCACGAGGTTACAGATGAAATACTGGATAACCCGGAAATCTCAATCATTTACGACGAGGCCGAAAACCGCCTCCACACCGCCAAAGCCATTATGGCACTGACGATGTAA
- a CDS encoding YgeY family selenium metabolism-linked hydrolase, with protein MELAKRIFERALRYQEYTAENLSKLVRCKSLSTKEESAALELQRMMTEAGFDEVKTDGLGNVIGRIGSGSHVLAFDAHIDTVDTGSLSNWHFDPFGGEIKNGFVHGRGTVDQKGGAAAFVTAGRIIKELGLSEGKTIYFTGSVMEEDCDGLCWKYIIEEDKIKPDFVVVTEPTNLNIYRGQRGRMEIEITFHGLSSHGSAPERGINAIYMGSRTALKVEFLNKFLTGDGFLGKGSLSVTEFVSSSPSLCAVADYSKIHLDRRLTWGEDRQVALSEIEELIMDMNAKAEVLQYKEKAYTGLEYGMEKYYPTWKLEEDHPLIQKGKEVFCELFNLEPTVDKWTFSTNGVVINGIYGIPVLGFGPGNEVMAHAPDEKVALEDLFKASAFYAYLPAKV; from the coding sequence ATGGAACTTGCAAAAAGGATTTTCGAACGCGCCTTAAGATATCAGGAGTATACTGCAGAGAACCTTTCAAAATTAGTGAGATGTAAATCTCTAAGCACAAAGGAAGAATCTGCTGCCCTCGAACTTCAAAGAATGATGACTGAGGCAGGCTTTGACGAAGTTAAAACCGACGGCCTCGGAAACGTTATCGGAAGGATCGGCTCCGGCAGCCATGTACTCGCCTTTGATGCCCATATCGATACGGTTGATACCGGCAGTCTTTCTAACTGGCACTTTGATCCCTTCGGCGGCGAAATTAAAAACGGGTTTGTCCACGGCCGGGGCACAGTCGACCAGAAAGGAGGCGCCGCAGCCTTCGTTACCGCGGGAAGAATCATTAAGGAACTGGGTCTGTCAGAAGGTAAAACAATTTATTTTACGGGTTCGGTTATGGAGGAGGACTGCGACGGTCTGTGCTGGAAATACATAATTGAGGAAGACAAAATAAAACCTGATTTTGTTGTCGTAACTGAACCCACAAACCTCAATATATACCGCGGTCAAAGAGGACGAATGGAAATTGAAATTACTTTCCACGGCCTCTCTTCACACGGAAGCGCCCCGGAAAGGGGAATAAACGCAATCTATATGGGCTCAAGAACAGCCCTTAAAGTTGAATTCCTGAATAAATTCCTTACCGGAGACGGCTTTCTGGGAAAAGGCTCTCTTAGCGTTACTGAGTTTGTCTCATCAAGCCCTTCACTGTGCGCTGTAGCAGACTATAGCAAAATTCACCTGGACAGAAGGCTCACCTGGGGTGAAGACCGTCAGGTGGCACTTAGTGAGATAGAGGAACTCATAATGGATATGAACGCAAAGGCTGAGGTGCTACAGTATAAAGAGAAGGCTTATACGGGCCTGGAATACGGAATGGAAAAATACTACCCGACCTGGAAGCTTGAAGAGGACCACCCTTTGATACAAAAGGGAAAAGAAGTCTTCTGTGAACTCTTTAATTTAGAGCCCACGGTTGACAAGTGGACTTTCTCTACAAACGGCGTCGTTATTAACGGGATCTACGGAATTCCTGTCCTCGGCTTCGGCCCCGGCAATGAGGTAATGGCCCACGCCCCTGATGAAAAGGTCGCGCTTGAGGACCTGTTTAAGGCGTCTGCATTTTATGCTTATCTGCCGGCTAAAGTGTAA
- the ygfK gene encoding putative selenate reductase subunit YgfK, with amino-acid sequence MSECMKPVALKDQLEWILGEYVYDKSIFGIPEEKFFYKRNVSSASIFSQRLDLPLGPAAGPHTQMSQNLAAAFLCGARFFELKTVQRLDNIKVTKPCIDAEDEAYNVEWSQELCLKDSYGEYLKGWFLIHFLNAAFGFSDISQKTFIFNMSVGYDLEGIMSDEMDGFIEGLKDASKDDLFDEYRNTVLLLTQSRPFRAFSDSIKNNGSWKLTERIINHFENISSKVSDSVTLSTMHGCPPGEIKRIAKYLIKEKELNTFIKMNPTLLGYGRVEEILNSPSRRFSLDKSSFEHDLGFSEAVSLIKSLKSFSEDSGRTFGIKLSNTLPVDNNKHRFNESRMYMSGRTLFPLTMNLAYILANEFCGRINISFSGGAAARNVLPILEAGIYPVTLVTDLLKPGGYMRLKQMADIIEDSSLLSVPIKEVLDIKKLKVLADESLVNPEYSKSKKSVWAPKVTSKLKMFDCFVSPCAEACPVNQDIPEYIRIIKEGSYGKAFELIVRKNPLPNITGYICDHSCMLNCERRLYDEPVQIRELKKSAAEKGYIEYLEEARGKLTLKPNGIKAAVIGAGPAGLSAAYFLRKAGFEVTVFEASAKAGGTVRCAIPNFRIPQSAIDKDVEFVRRHGVKFVFNADENFSIRKLKDEGFIYIYVAIGASLSAGHGIIGNGRIFNAIEFLRSFNAGTRLPLGRTIAVIGGGNSAMDSARAARKVEGVEKVIIVYRRTMEFMPADKEELEAALSEGITVKELLLPLEFKGNILKCQVMELSQPGADGRMGIKAVKGSFEEIEAESVISAIGEHTDYEILRRNNLIGDEAHSPGVNNASNETRLENVFTGGDTLRGPSSVINAISDGKKTAEYIIKKEGILSLEDPARRDTDLSGIIELRGNTSTGSPESDKEEAGRCLSCNLLCGICAEVCPNRANARILTEDAGLFRDKYQILHIDSLCNSCGNCETFCPHEGAPYKDKLTLFYDEKSFNESRNSGFFLDLSNPGASAAARYKGETGLIMLDRSGEVICTSFEENLQDEAFHRFIRTIVLIIKNYRYLIPGSPMKDLFPGGHQR; translated from the coding sequence ATGTCCGAATGCATGAAGCCCGTTGCCCTGAAGGATCAGCTTGAATGGATTTTGGGCGAATACGTTTATGATAAGTCCATTTTCGGAATACCTGAAGAGAAATTCTTTTACAAGAGGAATGTTTCTTCAGCAAGTATTTTCAGTCAGAGGCTGGACCTCCCTCTAGGCCCTGCTGCAGGCCCCCATACACAGATGTCGCAGAACCTTGCCGCAGCTTTTCTTTGCGGCGCAAGATTCTTTGAGCTTAAAACCGTTCAGAGGCTGGACAATATAAAGGTGACGAAGCCCTGTATTGATGCCGAGGATGAAGCCTATAACGTGGAGTGGTCGCAGGAATTATGCCTTAAGGATTCATACGGGGAATACCTGAAGGGCTGGTTCCTGATTCATTTTCTAAATGCCGCATTCGGATTTTCAGACATATCACAGAAAACGTTCATTTTCAACATGAGCGTGGGTTATGATCTTGAAGGAATTATGTCTGATGAAATGGACGGATTTATTGAGGGCCTGAAAGATGCCTCTAAAGACGATCTTTTTGATGAATACAGAAATACAGTTCTCCTGCTTACTCAGAGCAGGCCGTTCCGGGCTTTCAGTGACTCCATTAAAAATAACGGCTCGTGGAAACTTACAGAAAGAATAATAAACCATTTTGAAAACATCTCCTCAAAAGTCTCTGACTCGGTTACACTTTCCACCATGCACGGATGCCCTCCGGGCGAAATAAAAAGGATAGCTAAATACCTCATAAAGGAAAAGGAGCTTAATACATTTATCAAGATGAACCCGACGCTCTTGGGATACGGAAGAGTTGAAGAAATCCTTAATTCCCCATCGCGCAGATTTTCACTGGATAAAAGTTCTTTTGAACATGACCTGGGCTTTTCTGAGGCCGTAAGCTTAATCAAGAGCTTAAAATCATTTTCAGAAGATTCAGGCAGGACCTTCGGCATAAAGCTATCCAATACGCTTCCGGTAGATAACAATAAACACAGATTTAATGAAAGCCGGATGTACATGTCGGGTAGAACGCTGTTCCCCCTTACAATGAATCTTGCGTATATACTGGCTAATGAGTTTTGTGGCAGGATAAATATATCCTTTTCGGGAGGAGCAGCAGCCAGAAATGTATTACCAATACTTGAAGCCGGAATTTATCCTGTTACACTGGTAACAGACCTCTTAAAGCCCGGCGGATACATGCGCCTTAAACAGATGGCGGACATAATAGAAGACAGCAGCCTGCTTAGTGTTCCCATAAAAGAGGTGCTGGATATAAAAAAATTAAAAGTGCTGGCAGATGAATCATTAGTTAATCCTGAATACAGCAAATCAAAAAAAAGCGTTTGGGCGCCCAAAGTTACCTCAAAACTAAAAATGTTTGACTGCTTCGTCTCACCCTGCGCTGAGGCCTGCCCGGTTAACCAGGACATTCCGGAATACATAAGGATTATTAAAGAAGGCAGCTACGGCAAGGCTTTTGAGCTCATAGTAAGGAAAAATCCTCTTCCTAACATTACGGGATATATCTGCGACCACAGCTGCATGCTGAACTGCGAAAGGCGCCTCTACGATGAACCCGTTCAGATAAGAGAGCTGAAGAAGTCTGCCGCTGAAAAAGGGTATATAGAGTATTTGGAAGAAGCCAGGGGGAAGTTAACGTTAAAGCCGAACGGGATTAAGGCAGCCGTAATAGGCGCCGGGCCGGCGGGCCTTTCGGCAGCATATTTCCTCCGGAAGGCAGGCTTTGAGGTCACGGTTTTTGAGGCAAGCGCAAAAGCCGGCGGAACAGTAAGGTGCGCAATCCCTAACTTCAGGATTCCGCAAAGTGCAATAGATAAAGACGTTGAGTTTGTAAGAAGGCACGGAGTTAAATTTGTTTTCAACGCGGATGAAAATTTCTCAATCAGGAAATTAAAAGACGAAGGTTTCATATATATATACGTTGCCATAGGAGCTTCCCTCTCAGCCGGGCATGGCATCATAGGAAACGGAAGGATTTTTAATGCAATTGAGTTTTTAAGGTCATTTAATGCAGGCACAAGGCTTCCGCTCGGCAGGACTATAGCTGTAATCGGCGGAGGCAATTCAGCGATGGATTCTGCAAGGGCCGCAAGAAAGGTGGAAGGAGTTGAAAAAGTAATTATTGTTTACCGCAGGACAATGGAATTCATGCCGGCCGATAAAGAGGAGCTTGAGGCAGCCTTAAGCGAAGGGATAACAGTTAAGGAACTCCTCCTGCCTTTAGAGTTTAAGGGCAACATTCTCAAATGCCAGGTAATGGAACTCTCACAGCCCGGGGCTGACGGGCGCATGGGAATAAAAGCTGTAAAGGGTTCTTTTGAGGAGATTGAAGCTGAGAGCGTCATTTCAGCAATTGGAGAGCATACGGACTATGAAATACTGAGGAGAAACAATTTAATTGGAGATGAAGCCCATAGCCCGGGCGTCAACAATGCTTCAAACGAGACAAGGCTTGAAAATGTATTTACCGGCGGGGACACTCTAAGAGGCCCTTCAAGCGTAATAAATGCGATTTCTGACGGAAAGAAAACGGCGGAATACATAATTAAAAAAGAAGGGATACTGTCTCTGGAAGACCCTGCAAGAAGGGACACAGATTTATCCGGAATCATAGAGCTCAGAGGAAATACAAGCACTGGCAGTCCGGAATCCGACAAGGAGGAAGCCGGCAGATGCCTTAGCTGCAATCTGCTCTGCGGCATATGTGCTGAGGTATGCCCCAACCGTGCCAATGCCAGGATATTAACTGAAGACGCGGGCCTCTTCCGGGATAAGTATCAGATACTTCACATAGACAGCCTTTGCAACAGCTGCGGCAACTGTGAAACCTTCTGTCCCCATGAAGGTGCTCCATATAAAGATAAGCTCACACTCTTTTATGATGAAAAGTCTTTTAATGAAAGCCGGAACAGCGGGTTCTTCCTTGATCTATCAAATCCCGGGGCTTCAGCCGCAGCAAGATATAAAGGTGAGACAGGGCTTATAATGCTGGACAGATCCGGTGAAGTAATCTGCACTTCATTTGAAGAAAACCTGCAGGATGAGGCATTTCATCGGTTCATAAGAACCATAGTGCTGATAATTAAAAACTACAGGTATCTTATACCCGGCAGCCCGATGAAGGATCTATTCCCGGGAGGGCATCAGAGATGA
- the ssnA gene encoding putative aminohydrolase SsnA, translating into MIILKNANVINLYPPQVENNLDVVIKGNKVASKGHYTQQETRDVKVIDCSGKYVCPGLVCSHNHFYSVLARGILAGIRPSKDFTGILKNLWWKLDGALDKESLYYSGITGALEAIKCGTTAVIDHNASPSFIKGSLSTLMSCFMEAGLRGILCYEVTDRNGKPGALEGLEESVEFIESLDCGGLQDKEGRLIEGAIGAHALFTLSNETLKMLQEAVSRTNRGIHIHAAEDGFDSSYSHCYYDLDIAERLESFGLLNEKAILAHGVHLNKSELELINKHNSFLVHNPRSNMNNSVGYSDKLNLIDNLALGTDGIGSDMLEELKMGFFKSSDAKSPLTINRLLQALQNGNLILERYFGSYFGKVEQGFTADLVIFNYDSPTPVVSDNLAGHLIYGLSSDNVETVIINGQIVLESGEFPFETSLIYEKARNHASRLWERIKAV; encoded by the coding sequence ATGATAATACTGAAAAATGCAAACGTAATAAACCTTTATCCCCCGCAGGTGGAGAACAATCTGGACGTGGTGATTAAAGGCAATAAGGTAGCCTCAAAAGGGCACTACACACAGCAGGAAACCCGGGACGTAAAAGTAATTGACTGCAGCGGGAAATACGTATGCCCCGGTCTTGTATGCTCGCACAATCACTTTTATTCCGTGCTGGCAAGAGGCATTTTAGCCGGTATCAGGCCATCAAAGGATTTTACAGGCATACTTAAAAACCTCTGGTGGAAGCTTGACGGCGCCCTGGATAAAGAATCGCTATACTACAGCGGGATTACAGGAGCGCTGGAGGCCATAAAATGCGGCACCACGGCAGTAATTGATCACAATGCCTCGCCGTCATTTATTAAGGGCTCCCTTTCCACGCTTATGAGCTGTTTTATGGAGGCGGGACTCAGGGGCATTTTGTGCTATGAGGTTACAGACAGAAACGGAAAGCCCGGGGCTTTAGAAGGCCTGGAAGAGTCGGTTGAATTTATAGAAAGCCTTGACTGCGGGGGACTTCAGGATAAAGAAGGCAGGCTAATTGAGGGCGCAATCGGGGCACATGCACTCTTTACACTGAGCAATGAAACCTTAAAGATGCTTCAAGAGGCTGTCAGCAGGACAAACAGAGGCATTCACATTCATGCAGCCGAGGACGGATTTGACTCTTCGTATTCGCACTGCTATTATGATCTTGACATAGCCGAACGCCTTGAGAGTTTCGGGCTTCTTAACGAAAAGGCAATCCTGGCTCACGGAGTGCACCTTAATAAAAGTGAATTGGAACTAATAAATAAGCATAACTCTTTTCTTGTGCACAACCCGCGGTCAAACATGAATAACTCAGTTGGTTATTCAGACAAACTGAACCTTATAGATAACCTCGCACTGGGCACTGACGGCATAGGATCCGATATGCTGGAAGAGCTGAAAATGGGGTTCTTCAAAAGCTCGGATGCAAAGTCACCCCTGACAATAAACCGTCTTCTTCAGGCCCTGCAGAATGGAAACCTTATTCTGGAAAGGTACTTCGGCAGTTATTTCGGCAAGGTTGAACAAGGCTTTACCGCGGACCTTGTTATTTTTAATTACGACTCTCCTACACCTGTAGTCTCAGATAATCTTGCCGGGCACCTCATCTACGGGCTTTCCTCAGACAATGTGGAAACGGTGATAATTAACGGGCAGATTGTGCTGGAATCGGGAGAATTCCCTTTCGAGACAAGCCTGATTTATGAAAAAGCCCGGAATCATGCCTCAAGGCTCTGGGAGAGGATAAAGGCTGTATGA
- a CDS encoding DnaJ domain-containing protein, translated as MGDISKLRDAADLLFSMDRYEEAFDIYDEVYSQIWSALASVQSGLSDFSFSYLTHNIRQAIEFKNHFWTPAVNTVFLKWFNLDIDQTLNEFIFSASGRLQCICLSNALIEKQPAGSVITDYLILYNLILHAADDKWITHVFKIATPVADSNRLKKIRLNLAPVAADKLLVQSAEKLRLTDWNNLNLTILDYLDKTTGKSELYRAIFSAAGSSKEKWKKHSRNDKKKGKSEKSEKTASSEESYSSGNKKEEYQFSFSDSTDEEKTRYFGAILGLRGKVTKSEIRKRYIDEMAKYHPDKVASLGEELIELAERKTKEINAAYDWLRIRFNL; from the coding sequence ATGGGTGACATTTCCAAGTTAAGAGATGCAGCTGACCTCCTGTTCAGCATGGACAGATACGAAGAGGCCTTTGACATATACGATGAAGTTTATTCCCAGATCTGGAGCGCTCTGGCTTCAGTTCAAAGCGGGCTTTCGGATTTCTCATTCAGCTATCTTACTCACAATATACGCCAGGCAATCGAGTTCAAGAATCATTTCTGGACGCCTGCCGTAAATACCGTATTCCTTAAGTGGTTTAATCTGGATATTGACCAGACTCTGAATGAATTTATCTTTTCAGCCTCGGGGCGCCTGCAGTGCATCTGTCTTTCCAATGCACTCATTGAAAAGCAGCCCGCGGGTAGTGTAATTACAGACTACCTGATCCTTTATAACCTGATACTCCACGCGGCAGACGACAAGTGGATAACGCATGTTTTTAAGATTGCAACTCCTGTTGCAGACTCTAACCGCCTGAAGAAAATAAGGCTTAATCTCGCACCGGTAGCAGCCGATAAGCTCCTCGTGCAGTCGGCTGAAAAGCTAAGGCTGACAGACTGGAACAACCTTAATCTCACTATACTCGATTACCTGGATAAAACGACGGGAAAAAGCGAACTCTACCGCGCCATTTTCAGCGCTGCGGGCTCAAGCAAGGAGAAGTGGAAAAAACACAGCAGGAATGACAAAAAGAAGGGAAAGTCTGAAAAAAGCGAAAAAACAGCCTCCTCTGAAGAAAGTTACTCCTCCGGAAATAAAAAGGAAGAATACCAGTTCAGTTTTTCTGATTCCACAGATGAAGAAAAGACGCGGTATTTCGGCGCAATTCTTGGCCTGAGGGGAAAGGTAACCAAGTCTGAAATAAGGAAAAGATACATTGATGAAATGGCAAAATACCATCCAGACAAAGTGGCAAGCCTGGGAGAGGAACTAATTGAACTGGCGGAAAGGAAAACCAAGGAAATCAATGCCGCATACGACTGGCTTAGAATAAGATTTAATTTATAA
- a CDS encoding T9SS type A sorting domain-containing protein — YSNPQVGQENPELYRRNFGLSLWKAGYDGCMDYAYQKFYNSEWNDFDNSRYREETFTYATSNGIIGTIEWDGFREGVDDVRYLSTLLNKIDALKKAGKDVTEAEAFVNSIDPAKDMDQTRSQIIDEILKLNGTTTTGVETVKSTAPGDYKLDQNYPNPFNPSTKISYTIPQNSMVTLKVFDILGKEVATLVNEQKAPGSYEVTFDGTNLTSGMYVYELKTNNFVQNRKMMLVK, encoded by the coding sequence TATTCCAACCCCCAGGTAGGACAGGAAAACCCGGAACTCTACAGAAGAAACTTCGGTCTTTCTCTCTGGAAAGCAGGTTACGACGGCTGTATGGATTACGCTTACCAGAAATTCTATAACAGCGAGTGGAATGACTTTGATAACTCACGCTACCGTGAGGAAACTTTCACGTATGCTACCAGCAACGGTATTATCGGAACAATCGAGTGGGACGGCTTCCGTGAAGGTGTTGATGACGTGAGATACTTGTCAACCCTCTTAAACAAAATAGACGCACTCAAAAAAGCAGGAAAAGACGTTACTGAAGCCGAGGCTTTCGTCAACAGCATAGACCCTGCAAAAGATATGGATCAGACAAGAAGCCAGATTATAGACGAGATACTGAAGCTCAATGGAACTACAACTACAGGAGTTGAGACCGTAAAATCAACAGCACCGGGAGACTACAAGCTGGATCAGAACTATCCTAATCCTTTCAATCCATCGACAAAGATCAGCTATACCATTCCCCAGAACTCGATGGTAACTCTCAAGGTGTTCGACATACTGGGCAAAGAAGTGGCAACACTGGTCAACGAGCAGAAGGCACCGGGCAGCTATGAGGTAACTTTCGACGGGACAAATCTTACAAGCGGCATGTACGTATATGAACTGAAGACGAACAACTTCGTCCAGAACAGAAAAATGATGCTCGTGAAGTAA